In Desulforegula conservatrix Mb1Pa, the DNA window ATCACGGACCAGCATTCAAGGCTAAAGTGGCGTTAGCGGCTTTGAAGGGAGACAAAACCCTCTCGGAATTATCCGATCAGTTTGGTGTGCATTCCAATCAGATATCAGCCTGGAAGAAAGAGCTTGAACAGAATGC includes these proteins:
- a CDS encoding helix-turn-helix domain-containing protein → MAKGIRRNHGPAFKAKVALAALKGDKTLSELSDQFGVHSNQISAWKKELEQNA